From Cannabis sativa cultivar Pink pepper isolate KNU-18-1 chromosome 8, ASM2916894v1, whole genome shotgun sequence, a single genomic window includes:
- the LOC115699364 gene encoding 4-coumarate--CoA ligase 1 has translation MALVTEITKQEQQQDIIFRSKLPDIYIPKHLPLHTYCFGNKTQHDLSHPCLIYGPTGQVFTYAEVDLTARKLASGLNKLGVKQGDVVMVLLPNSPEYVFTFLGASYRGAMTTAANPFFTAAEIQKQAKASKTKLIVTQASYYDKVKDLDQEGLVKFVCVDSPVPEGWFHFSELCNNSDENDMGEVEISPDDVVALPYSSGTTGLPKGVMLTHKGLVTSVAQQVDGENPNLYYSKNDVVLCVLPLFHIYSLNSVMLCSLRAGATILIMPKFEIGSLLGLIERYKVSVAPIVPPIVLAIAKYPDLHKYDLSSLKVLKSGGAPLGKELEDTVRAKFPNVTLGQGYGMTEAGPVLTMSLAFAKEAFDVKAGACGTVVRNAEMKIVDPETGSSLPRNQPGEICIRGDQIMKGYLNDPESTKNTIDKEGWLHTGDIGFVDDDDELFIVDRLKELIKYKGFQVAPAELEALLLTHPNISDAAVVPMKDEAAGEVPVAFVVRSNNSEVTEDQIKQFISKQVVFYKRISRVFFIDAIPKSPSGKILRKDLRAKLALGNL, from the exons ATGGCACTAGTTACCGAAATAACAaagcaagaacaacaacaagACATAATATTTCGATCAAAGTTACCAGATATTTACATCCCAAAACACCTCCCATTACACACATATTGCTTTGGCAACAAAACACAACACGACCTATCTCACCCCTGTCTCATCTACGGCCCCACAGGCCAAGTTTTCACCTATGCCGAAGTCGATCTCACCGCCCGAAAActcgcctccggtctcaacaaGCTTGGAGTCAAACAAGGCGACGTAGTAATGGTTCTCCTCCCTAATTCACCAGAGTACGTCTTCACCTTCTTAGGAGCTTCATATCGTGGCGCCATGACAACAGCCGCCAACCCTTTCTTCACAGCTGCAGAGATTCAAAAACAAGCCAAAGCTTCCAAGACTAAGCTTATAGTGACTCAAGCTTCTTACTACGACAAAGTGAAGGATTTGGATCAAGAAGGATTGGTCAAATTCGTTTGCGTTGACTCCCCTGTTCCTGAAGGTTGGTTTCATTTCTCCGAGCTTTGTAATAATTCAGATGAGAACGACATGGGTGAGGTTGAAATAAGCCCAGACGACGTCGTTGCGTTGCCTTACTCGTCTGGAACGACTGGTCTTCCTAAAGGGGTTATGTTAACGCATAAGGGTCTTGTGACTAGCGTGGCTCAACAAGTGGATGGTGAGAATCCCAATTTGTATTACAGCAAAAACGACGTCGTTTTGTGCGTGCTTCCTCTGTTTCATATCTATTCTTTGAACTCGGTCATGCTTTGTAGTCTTCGTGCTGGGGCTACGATTTTGATTATGCCGAAATTTGAGATTGGTTCTTTGCTTGGGCTAATTGAGAGGTATAAGGTGAGCGTGGCACCTATTGTGCCACCCATTGTTTTGGCCATTGCTAAGTATCCTGATCTACACAAATACGACTTGTCGTCGTTGAAGGTGCTCAAGAGTGGTGGAGCACCATTGGGGAAGGAGCTTGAAGACACGGTCAGAGCTAAGTTTCCCAACGTCACGTTAGGCCAG GGATATGGAATGACAGAGGCAGGGCCAGTGCTAACGATGTCGTTGGCGTTTGCAAAGGAAGCTTTTGATGTAAAAGCTGGGGCTTGTGGAACTGTGGTAAGGAATGCAGAGATGAAAATTGTTGACCCTGAAACTGGTTCCTCTTTGCCACGTAATCAGCCTGGAGAGATTTGCATTAGGGGTGACCAAATCATGAAAg GTTATTTGAacgatccagaatcaacaaagaATACAATAGACAAAGAAGGATGGCTACACACAGGAGATATAGGGTTTgtggatgatgatgatgaattaTTCATTGTTGATCGATTAAAGGAGCTTATCAAGTACAAAGGCTTTCAAGTTGCCCCTGCTGAGCTCGAAGCTTTGCTTCTTACTCACCCCAATATCTCTGATGCTGCTGTTGTCCC AATGAAGGATGAAGCAGCTGGGGAGGTTCCTGTTGCTTTTGTGGTGCGTTCAAATAACTCCGAGGTCACTGAGGatcaaattaagcaatttatttcTAAACAG GTTGTGTTCTACAAGAGAATAAGTCGAGTATTTTTCATTGACGCCATTCCCAAGTCACCATCAGGAAAAATCTTGCGCAAGGACTTGAGAGCAAAACTTGCTTTGGGCAATCTTTAG